The Tetrapisispora phaffii CBS 4417 chromosome 5, complete genome genome segment AAGATCTCATCAGTTTATAGCAGAGAATTTTAAGCTAAAGATACCTTATCCTCCCACATGTCTACTTAGGAGTATAGATGCTGAGTTACGTAGGATAGAGATTAAGAAGAGTATAGTAGCACAAGACgttaattctttatttaatgtaGAGTTGACATGGGATGAAGATAATGTATTATCCgatgatgatattaatgatgatataGCGTATATAAACTACTCTTCAGAAGAAGAACTACTTTTTAAAAAGTCTTTGAACTCTTTTATTGCATTTAGAGCATATAATGCTCAATTTGGAAATGGCCTTAATCAACACCTACTATCTCATTTACTATCACTAGCTTGGCATTCAGCACCAGAACAACATCATGTTTGGGACGTCTTCGCGCaacaatttaattttgtcaAGCCCAAGTGTGGGTTTGTGGAGTGGGTAGGGCAAACATATGAGCGGGAGTGGTGTACCGAATAATTAGATACGTGCGTgctttttcaaaaaatgttgCATTTCGTCTGTATCGACATCTTGTGGATCCTCGGAGGAAATGGCCTGCAACAATCCATCAAGCATAGCATCAACTTTATGCTCCTCAATCTTTAAACACAGAGACAACACTCTTCGAAATTTCCCTTCTAAATCACTCTGCTTCTCTTCGATCCCTTCCAGTATCCTACTAAGCTGCTCGTTGTATCTTTTTTCCTTCTTGTCATGTATTTTcctttatatttaattattgtagGTTCTACTTATGCTATTCTTGtttttccttcttttctttttacaGTCTCATTCTGTTGCTATGGAGCGCTGAcgttttttcttttctttttattcttGTCCCTGAATTCTCCTTTTTCTTCTGTTCTCAGATCCGTAATTGTTCCAACCGGAACAATTTTTTCTCCTCAGAAATAATATGTTTCGATTTCGGACGCCGCGCATAGGGGAAAGTTCTTCGTTACTAATCCGAAATGAAAAAGAGGGAATGTTGAGTCTATTTTTCTTGGCGGATAATCCACTGTGACATGCTTCTGAAGAATGTAATTGAATTCTATGGAATCTTGGATAATCAGGTTCAAAGAAGCTTTAATTATGGTAAATAGTATctataaaaaaatgtttaaGAAATTTAATTACATCAATAATTTCGAGCTATCTCAAATAAGATTGTCGTatattagattttatttgattattcatCGTTAAGAGTCagtattatattataattctCCGTGCGGatgtatataaaataaatggtacataaaatatactaattATACAAGTTGATTGAGAcagttgatttattttacatGGATGGAAAAACCCTGGTATTTATACCTCTGATTTCTGTCACGATCACAAACCATTTCATCTTCGAAAGACatgttaaatatattgagtGATTTTAATTACCAATTGGATTGCGTTGTTTGCCTATTTCAGTTATACGAATAACAAATCATCACGAATGTGATATTTATATCCAAcattatcatcaaattttttagaAGCATAGGATTTTTTCTTGAGATGAATCCAATTAGCAGGATGTGCAGCAATAtactttgaattttttggGATAAGAcatttttatgtttttaatTGGTAAAGGGTGGTATTCCAGTAAGTTTTACTTaatattctattttttgctcaccaataatatatatagttaatatcaattatgAAACAATTCTCctcaaataaataaatcacCTATTTATATTCAGTTATCTTAACAATTGTCATctacaaaatattgattaaatCTCATTGAATCTTTCAtcatattatataatgttAGATATAAAGATTGTTggatataaaaattgatgaaaatatttgtatCTTTCCTAATTTGATTTAGTGTTTGACCAAATAGTATGACAA includes the following:
- the HMLALPHA1 gene encoding transcriptional co-activator mating type protein alpha (similar to Saccharomyces cerevisiae HMLALPHA1 (YCL066W); ancestral locus Anc_1.1); translated protein: MSSVSTWSKQPLFKVSLNKKRIRSIKIKTHKNNVQLKKQRSHQFIAENFKLKIPYPPTCLLRSIDAELRRIEIKKSIVAQDVNSLFNVELTWDEDNVLSDDDINDDIAYINYSSEEELLFKKSLNSFIAFRAYNAQFGNGLNQHLLSHLLSLAWHSAPEQHHVWDVFAQQFNFVKPKCGFVEWVGQTYEREWCTE